The window GACGACCTGTGCCACGGCGTCATCATCATGGACACGGGCCTACGCCGCGCCTATCACCCCTACGACGGCGGCGCCGACGTCATCATGGCCAACACTGACGAACGCGACCAGCTCAAGGCCGCCCACACCGACTGGCTCCCAAGCGACCGACATGGGCGTGAGTGAGTCCGCCCCCACTCCTACGACAGTTCAAGCACGGGCTTGAGGCTTTCCCTGATCTTTCAACCACGCCGTCCACTGGCTCTTCTTCGGCTTCGGGAGGTGCGCCGCCGATCGCCTGGCCAGCACGGCATATCGCACGTCCTCGCAGCGATGCTCACGCCGTACGGCCAGGCAAACCAGACGCGCGAGTTGATCGACCACCTCGGCCGGCAGATACGGCAAGGCCATGGTCAGGCCATGCAGGGCACCACCCTTCACCCCCCCAACTCCTGGCGGCGGCCGTCCACTCCTCTGGATAACGGGACTCCCACTCCAGGTTGAGCAGGAGGTACTTGAGCCCACCCCCCTGGGCGTAGGCCTCGACGGGGACGTACTCCAAGAACGCTTCAGGGAGTCTTCTGTCCTGCTCGGCACCCCATCGGGACAGCGCCTCGGCACCTGCCGGTCCCTCGTCCTGCCATACCTCGTTGCGGTGGCCGTGGCCCCGACGCAGCACCTGACGAAACACGCTCTGCGACCGCCCTTTTCAGCGCGCGGCGACAACCGCACGCGGGTCGACGACGCGGTGCGCGGTGGCTCCACCATCGCCCGCGCTGACCTCGCCGACGCCGTGCTCCGTGGCCTGCCCGACTCAGGAACCCGCAGCCACACCGTCGACGTGGCCCACTGATCAGCGTGGACGGCTGAGGGCTGCCTCGGCCAGATCCGTCCACTTCTCGGCCGAGGAGTGGGGCACGACCACCCAGTCCTTGACCACCCGGCCCTGCCCCGAGGGGTCGAACAGAGACGCCCCGGGCAGCTTGAGCGCGGCCGTGTGCTCGGGGGTATCCCTGACCAGCCGGAACACCATCGCACCGTCGCGCTGCAGGCTCGCGAACACCTTCCCCACCTGATCCTTGAGCGCGGGACTCCCCATCATCCTGGAGATCCGTACACCCAGCTCGGCCAGCTCGGCGCCGACCTGCTTGAAATCCTCTTCTGCGCTCATCGTCAGTTGGTCCCAAACTCCATGGCCGCGTGGTCGAGCAGCTCGTCGTGGTCGGGGCTCTTCCCGCGTGACGCGATCGCCTCGGCCCCGCCTTCCGGCAGCACGGCGATCAGGCTAGTTGTCCAGACGGCACCGATCAAGGCCGGATGGGGGTGGCGACCATGCCGAGTCCCGCCGCCGATCCTCGACTATGCGCGATAGATCACCATCAGCGCCGACCAGGGCAAACGTGAAGATCAGAAGCTAGTAGACAAGCTAGGGACACTGCACCAAACGAAAGCCTCTGACAAGGGGACAGTGATGGGACTCTCAGCCATCGCCGAGCGAGCCCACAACGCCAGCTACGGCCTCTTGCTGGTGACTTGGAATCTGATGGCGAAATACCCGAATGATCACCCTGAGGCGAACCAGTCAAGGTGAGCCGGAAGCTGATGGAGGCGATCCGATCCGAGCTCGACGATCTGAAGTGCGTCCTTCTTCCTGAGCACTTCGATGCCGTGCGCTCAACGGACTTCGCCTACGTACTCACCCAGAACGGACGTGCGAACGCGCTTCGCCACTACCCCATCATGCCTCCCAGCCCTGCAGAGGAATGGTGCTCGGAGCTTTGCTCGGAACGAACCAGCGACCGCCGCTGTCGTCAGGACAACAAGAACGCCCGTAGCGATCTTCGCTTCGGGACATCTTGGCTGGTCAGATGAGGTGGTCAGGGGCGGGGTCGAACCGCCGACCTTCCGCTTTCCAGGCGGGACACCGCCCAGCTCGGCTGATCGAAGCCATGGTCAGGCGCATGTGGATGGTGGCGCAGATGTGCTGGCGCATGGAGACGTTGCTGTCAGCGCTGCTGTCACCTCAGCCAAGGCCACCCGACGCCGGCCACAGCCGGTGAGTGGCAGACATCTCCCGCAAGAGGGGTAGCGCAGGCAGCGCAAAGCCCCGACGTGCCCTCGAAAACGGGGCGAAATGCTGGGGTTTGTCGACTGGGCGGGTCCTACTTCTCGTAGTGGTATCGACAGGCGGCGATCATGACGGTGTCGTCATTGACGCGGTAGACGAGCCGGTGTTCTGAGGTAATGCGCCGGGACCAGTAGCCGGACCATTCGTACTTAAGCGGCTCTGGTTTGCCGATGCCTTCGTTCTCGTTGCGGCCTATGTCGGCGATCAGCTGGTTAATCCGTTTGAGGATACGTCGATCTTCGCGCTGCCAGAAACAGTAGTCCTCCCAGGCAAGTTCGTCGAAAAGGATCTTCATGAATTGGTGTTCTCGTCGGCCAGTTCGCGGACGGCGCCGCCTCCGGCCTCCAGACGGGCGACCGCCTCCGACAGTCGCCTGCGGTTGACAGGAGAGGCCATCAGGTAGAGCGTCTCGCGCATCGATTCGTATTCGTGCTGCGACACCAAGACGACGCCTTCTCCGCCGGGGCGGGTGATGAGGACTTCTTCCTGGTCGTCGATGACGGCGTCGAGGGTGGCGGCGTAGTTGGCCCGCGATTC is drawn from Nonomuraea muscovyensis and contains these coding sequences:
- a CDS encoding Txe/YoeB family addiction module toxin, with amino-acid sequence MKILFDELAWEDYCFWQREDRRILKRINQLIADIGRNENEGIGKPEPLKYEWSGYWSRRITSEHRLVYRVNDDTVMIAACRYHYEK
- a CDS encoding type II toxin-antitoxin system Phd/YefM family antitoxin, producing MKVMTMSESRANYAATLDAVIDDQEEVLITRPGGEGVVLVSQHEYESMRETLYLMASPVNRRRLSEAVARLEAGGGAVRELADENTNS